TGGCGGGCATGCACGTCGCCGCGTCCCTGAAACAGTTCGATCAGACGATGGATGTGGGCTTCCGTCCAGGGCTCCGCGGCCGCGGCCGGGGCGTCACCGGACGAAACCGCCTCGCCGGAGCCTCGGATCGTTTCCCGAAGGGCCTGGTCCAGGCCGGCCGGAAAGAGTTCGGCGCGGGCGCTCAAGAATTGTTCGGCCTCGTCGGGCCGGCCCAGCCGCGACAGGAGGTGGATCTTCCGGCGCACGGCGCCCAGGTGGCGCGGATCCAGAACCAGGGCCTGTTCCACCTGTTCCAACGCCTCCTCCGGCCGGCCCCGCGACGCCGCCAGCGCGGCCGCCTGAAGCAGATCGGCCGGCGTCGCGTCCCGCCGGTTTCGCTTTTCTGCGAGAAACCCCTCGGCCACGTGCGGCAGGCCCAGCTCAAGGGCGGCTTCGATGATGAAATCGAACTCCTCGGTCGTGGTCAGGCTTTCGGGGCGCAGCCGCTCCAATTCTTCCACGAGGCGGTCGCGCTCGCCATGAGCCTGCAGATCACGCAGGTGGTTGAGGGCGACCGGTTGGACCGGCGGATTGGTTGTCATGGGAACCTCCTCGGACTGTGATGGCGGACGGGCGATCCGGGCCGCCGGTTGAAGGGCGGGCCGGGACAGATGATCTGTGGCGGACAGAGCGTCGCGAACCGCCGCCGACGGGGCCGTCGCATGGACCAGGCGCACGCCCACAGCGTCGCGATGCCGAAGAACACAACTTGATGCATGCTCACGGCAACCAGCATTTGGTGGTTCACGGCAATTGCCATCCGCTATATGACTTTGACATCCTGCGTCTGAACGTCCAGCGGCCGGCCGGCCTGGATCACCCGCTCCAGACAGCGGCCGCAGAGGAAGACATACAGCACGCTGTCGGTCTCGAAATCGATGAGTTTCTCCGTCTCCCGCCGCATCCGCGCAAAGCCCGCGTCACGGACCCGGCAGCGGAACACGCTCTTCTGCAGGGGGGCGCCCCAGCGGTGGAGCAGCTTGAAGAGCTTGCGCCGTCGCTTGTCAGACGCCACGTCATAGGAAATCAGCAGGTCTTCCATCGCGCCTCCTCAACCGATTCAATGGGGCGATTTTCGAGCGCGTCTGAAAATTTTTCGATCGTTCCGGACCGGCAGCCGAATTTCCCCATAGACGGGATGGAAACCGAAGTCGAGGAGGCAGCCATGGATTCAGCCGCGCTGGCCGCCACGGCCAGACAACTGGAAGCGGAAGGCAAGCTGGAGGAAGCCGCCCGGATCTACCTGGACTTGCTGCGGGCGGATCCGACCTCGGCCACCCACGCGTATCACGCGGGCGTTTGCCTGCAGCGGTTGGGCAAGCACCGGGAGGCGCTGGCCCACCACGCCCGCGCCCTGGAACTCTGGCCGGACATGGGTTGGGCCCTGCTGCGCAAGGCGGAGTGCCTCTTCGCCCTGGGCCTGTCGCAACAAGCCCGTTTCGAGCTCCACCGGGCGTGGGACCGCTTCCAGGGGACGCCGGGGCAGGAAAACCTGTTGCGCAAGGTGACGGTGTTGTGGACCCAGTGCCTGGAAAAGGAAGGCAAGCTCGATCAGGCCGTCCGCGCGGCGCGCAAGGCCGTGGAACTGGATCCGGGCAACGTCTTCCGGCATTACCATCTGGGCAAGCTGCTTCAAGCCGTCGGCCAGACAGTCGAGGCCATCGGTTCGTTTCAGGAAGCGGCCCGGCTGGACGGGAGCAAGGACTACATCTTCGACCACCTGGCCCGGACGCTGGACACCGCCGGCCAGACGGACAAGGCCATGGACGTGTTTCGCGCGTTCCCGGCCGGCAAACGCAACTGGTATTTCCATCTGCATTTCGCGGAATATCTCGCCGCCCGCGGACACATGCGGGAGGCCCGGTGGGAGGCCGGCGCATCGGTGGTCGCACAAGCCAAGCCCAATCCCGGCGGCTGGTTTCTGCTGGGGAAGCTGCTGGTGGCAGAAGGCCGCCCGGCGGAAGCCCGCTGGTGTCTGGAGACGGCCGTCCGGGACCGTCAGGAAGCGTACGGCAAGGATTTTCCCGAAGCCAGGGAGTGGCTGGAACGGCTCCGGGCGCCGGCGGCCGATTCCCCACCAGGTGAATCGGAGCCCAGGGGGGAGCGCCCGGAGCTGTTTTTGTCCGGCCGGATCCAGCGCTGGGACGAGAGGCGCGGCTTCGGTTTCGTTCAGCCGGACGGCGAATCCGGCGGCGAGACCTTCTTCGTCCATGTGTCGGCGTGCCGGGGCTTCACGCCGGCCTTGGGGCTGCGAGTGCGGTTCCTGCCGTGCGTGGGACGCAAAGGGGGCGAGGCGATCCGGGTTCGCCCGGCGGAGAAGACCGGGCGGCGGAGCGTGGGCGGCCCGTCGCCGGCCGGTGAATGAACATCCGATCAGCACCCGGCCTGAACACTCACGGGAGGCAGTATGAACCGCAACGTTTCGACCGTCCGCGTCCCGGACGCGCCAGTCGACCTTCGCCCAGCCGGGGGATCGAACGCCTGCCAGGCCGATCACGCCATGAACGCGCTGCTGGAGCTCACAGCCTGCGCCCGGCTCCTGCGGGACGCGCACGACGTGGCCGAAGGGGAGTTGCCTACCGATTCATTCCGGCGGGCCGCAGCGGGACTGCCCCACGCGGCACAGCGCCTGAGCCTGGGATGGATCCTGGAAGATGCCGCCGCCCTCACCGGCGACCCGGACCACCTGCCCGACGACCGCCGGGAGGCCCTCCGGTGGTTCCATGCCGGCGTGCTGGGGATCATGGTGGAGCTGACGGCGGCGCGGCAGGCCAACGCGGCCGAATCCGGCGCACCGGCAACGGGAACGGGGCGGCGAGAACCTTGTCCGCGGCCCCGCGGGCTGTTATAGTACGGGCGTCATGATTCCCCGGTTGGAACTCAAGGAATTCCGCTTCTCCATCCAGGCGGCCGAGCCGGTCAGCCTGCCGGAGTTCTTCGGCTCGGCGCTGCGGGGCGCGTTCGGCCACGCCTTCCGCCGGCGGGTCTGCATCTTCAGCGACGCCCCGTGCGAAACCTGCCTGCTCCGACACACCTGCGCCTATTCCTACGTCTTCGAAACCCCGCTCGGGCCGGAACCGGGGGGGGCGGGCCACGGCGGCAGTTATGCCCCGCACCCCTTCGTGCTCTGCCCGCCCTGGGACAGCCCGGCGGAACTGCGGGCCGGCGACCGCCTCGATTTCCACTTCGTGCTCATCGGGCGCGCGCTGGCGTATCTGCCGTATTTCATCGTGGCCGTGGAGGAGATGGGCCGCCGCGGGCTGGGGCCCGGGCGCGGCCGCTTCCGGCTCGACGAGGTGCTGGAGGTGCGGCCCGCCCGCAGCCGGCCGGTGTACGTCGAGGGGCGGATGTCCGGGAGCGCCGAAAGTCATCCGCTCATCTGGACTCCGGAGCACAACCCCCACCCGGATCCCGGCGAACTGGTGGTGCAATTCGTCACGCCGCTCCGGCTGCAAACCGGCGGCCGGCTGGTGGTGGACGATTTCGACTTCGGCGTCTTCTTCCGGGCCCTGGTGCGCCGGATCAAGCTGCTGGCCCACTACCACTGCGGCGCCGACGAACCGTGGGACATCCGGCCGGTGCTCGACCTGGCGCGGGCGGTCCGCACCCTGGAGACGGACTGCCGGGTCACGGGGTGGCTGCGCTGGTCGGGGCGCCAGCACCGCGACGTGCGCCTGAGCGGGCTGACCGGCTTCCTGCGCATCGGCGGAGAGCTGAAGCCCATCCTCCCGTTCCTGGAGATCGGCCAGGTCATCCACGCCGGCAAGGCCACCGCCTTCGGCTTC
The Acidobacteriota bacterium DNA segment above includes these coding regions:
- a CDS encoding tetratricopeptide repeat protein, producing MTTNPPVQPVALNHLRDLQAHGERDRLVEELERLRPESLTTTEEFDFIIEAALELGLPHVAEGFLAEKRNRRDATPADLLQAAALAASRGRPEEALEQVEQALVLDPRHLGAVRRKIHLLSRLGRPDEAEQFLSARAELFPAGLDQALRETIRGSGEAVSSGDAPAAAAEPWTEAHIHRLIELFQGRGDVHARQWVSPGGGGGYNPVHQPLDPVLVEGHFAGRHTLGVYQLDEEARVRWIAFDVDIRKEVLPDALRRRSQWQTLMR
- the cas2 gene encoding CRISPR-associated endonuclease Cas2, translated to MEDLLISYDVASDKRRRKLFKLLHRWGAPLQKSVFRCRVRDAGFARMRRETEKLIDFETDSVLYVFLCGRCLERVIQAGRPLDVQTQDVKVI
- a CDS encoding tetratricopeptide repeat protein, translated to MDSAALAATARQLEAEGKLEEAARIYLDLLRADPTSATHAYHAGVCLQRLGKHREALAHHARALELWPDMGWALLRKAECLFALGLSQQARFELHRAWDRFQGTPGQENLLRKVTVLWTQCLEKEGKLDQAVRAARKAVELDPGNVFRHYHLGKLLQAVGQTVEAIGSFQEAARLDGSKDYIFDHLARTLDTAGQTDKAMDVFRAFPAGKRNWYFHLHFAEYLAARGHMREARWEAGASVVAQAKPNPGGWFLLGKLLVAEGRPAEARWCLETAVRDRQEAYGKDFPEAREWLERLRAPAADSPPGESEPRGERPELFLSGRIQRWDERRGFGFVQPDGESGGETFFVHVSACRGFTPALGLRVRFLPCVGRKGGEAIRVRPAEKTGRRSVGGPSPAGE
- a CDS encoding CRISPR system precrRNA processing endoribonuclease RAMP protein Cas6, with amino-acid sequence MIPRLELKEFRFSIQAAEPVSLPEFFGSALRGAFGHAFRRRVCIFSDAPCETCLLRHTCAYSYVFETPLGPEPGGAGHGGSYAPHPFVLCPPWDSPAELRAGDRLDFHFVLIGRALAYLPYFIVAVEEMGRRGLGPGRGRFRLDEVLEVRPARSRPVYVEGRMSGSAESHPLIWTPEHNPHPDPGELVVQFVTPLRLQTGGRLVVDDFDFGVFFRALVRRIKLLAHYHCGADEPWDIRPVLDLARAVRTLETDCRVTGWLRWSGRQHRDVRLSGLTGFLRIGGELKPILPFLEIGQVIHAGKATAFGFGLYQLNPDFTEGIDA